A genomic segment from Drosophila miranda strain MSH22 chromosome 5, D.miranda_PacBio2.1, whole genome shotgun sequence encodes:
- the LOC108164516 gene encoding 43 kDa receptor-associated protein of the synapse homolog — MSWESIASKDLLSIPQSQNLSATHLLASPDGSRYLLGNSNDLCQLDESYSRVAGYGSSPDPGSRSLWTGQGLLRSGSVISCFLACQRSLRQYIAKRKIERGLRLYEQNNQTAAVRTWRSALKGTCRREDCFQLLGYLYQAHMDWGKFREAIEFGHQQLGISEELDSPNMRAETYLNLSRAHASLGGLERALSYARHSLYNECGTKCRSGLVHLTVARVYLEMGGFSRALEGLQGAHKIAIAIGDPSLELQVYVALSELFGRLQDNDKSATYASKAYDLSRSLQLGDLNSCHHRAALLRMAASLRKQGELGDAQDYCKEATKLSLISGDQATYTRSVRVMGDIYRKKMDIDRAFRQYEQAMGTSASLGDRMAQMEAMDGAARCLETLRLQNKICNCRPLEFNTRLLEVASSIGAKLLVRKIRCRLALIYRALGDEDQYNTHFRLANQTDAALGLNCGACGEIFGLQPGNLEALPCAHILHARCAHEIMRRRDKNGPARSCPACNKLLNSRLHLCGGGPVAGENESTDGGSAITVTLNANALSVDGLLAMKSEALSAQSRSVNESSVFCNINKTMPAIQNTTLLSPKALYHSNLSLASLRASSLTIDSERNATSSV; from the exons ATGTCATGGGAGAGCATTGCGTCCAAGGATCTGCTTAG CATTCCTCAAAGCCAAAATCTATCTGCAACTCACTTACTAGCGTCACCTGATGGATCGCGATACTTGTTAGGAAACTCAAATG ATTTATGTCAGTTAGATGAGAGCTATTCGAGAGTTGCGGGCTATGGCTCAAGCCCTGATCCAGGTTCGCGTTCTCTCTGGACTGGCCAAGGATTATTACGTTCTGGTTCTGTAATCAGCTGTTTTTTGGCTTGCCAACGAAGCCTTCGACAGTACATTGCAAAACGAAAG ATTGAGCGCGGTCTTCGGCTTTATGAGCAAAACAATCAAACAGCTGCAGTCCGCACCTGGCGTAGTGCATTAAAAGGCACGTGTCGTCGCGAGGACTGCTTCCAGCTATTGGGTTATTTGTATCAGGCACATATGGATTGGGGAAAGTTTCGTGAAGCTATTGAGTTCGGTCATCAACAGCTTGG cATATCAGAGGAACTCGACTCTCCAAACATGCGTGCAGAGACGTATCTAAACCTCAGTCGAGCACATGCTAGTCTAGGTGGTCTAGAGCGAGCTTTGAGTTACGCTCGTCACTCGCTCTATAACGAGTGCGGAACAAAATGCCGCAGTGGACTGGTCCATTTGACAGTGGCACGAGTTTACCTTGAAATGGGCGGATTTTCTAGAGCATTGGAGGGCCTGCAGGGGGCTCATAAGATAGCTATAGCCATTGGCGATCCTTCGCTGGAGTTGCAAGTATACGTGGCACTCTCCGAACTTTTCGGCCGACTACAGGATAATGATAAAAGTGCCACCTACGCATCCAAAGCTTACGATTTGTCGCGATCCCTACAACTGGGGGACCTGAATTCCTGTCATCATAGAGCCGCTTTGCTGCGCATGGCAGCCTCCTTGCGAAAGCAGGGCGAGCTGGGGGATGCGCAGGACTACTGTAAG gAGGCAACTAAACTGTCACTTATTTCCGGAGATCAGGCCACATACACAAGAAGTGTCCGTGTTATGGGGGATATATACCGAAAGAAAATGGATATTGAT CGGGCGTTCCGACAATATGAGCAAGCAATGGGAACATCAGCAAGTTTAGGGGATCGCATGGCTCAAATGGAGGCGATGGACGGGGCTGCCCGGTGCCTGGAAACTTTACGTCTTCAGAACAAGATATGCAACTGCAGGCCTTTGGAATTTAACACACGTCTACTTGAAGTTGCCAGCTCTATTGGTGCCAAA CTTCTGGTGCGCAAGATTCGTTGTCGACTAGCTTTAATATACCGCGCGTTGGGCGACGAGGATCAATATAACACTCACTTCCGCCTGGCAAATCAGACAGATGCTGCATTAGGCCTAAATTGTGGTGCTTGTGGGGAAATATTCGGCTTACAGCCGGGCAATTTAGAAGCCCTACCCTGTGCACACATTCTCCATGCGAG ATGCGCACACGAAATAATGCGACGGCGAGACAAAAACGGACCAGCACGATCATGTCCGGCCTGCAACAAGTTGTTGAACTCTCGCTTGCATCTTTGCGGTGGTGGGCCTGTAGCGGGTGAGAATGAAAGCACTGATGGAGGCAGCGCCATTACGGTCACATTGAATGCTAATGCTCTTTCTGTCGATGGGCTCTTGGCGATGAAATCCGAAGCTCTGTCAGCACAGTCGCGTTCAGTTAATGAGTCTTCTGTATTTTGCAATATCAACAAAACGATGCCAGCTATTCAGAATACGACGCTGTTGTCCCCGAAGGCTTTGTATCACAGCAATCTCTCACTGGCGTCCTTGCGCGCATCCAGCTTGACCATCGATAGCGAAAGAAATGCCACATCGTCTGTCTAA
- the LOC108164455 gene encoding uncharacterized protein LOC108164455 — translation MQDRAKKLRATFSWNQSQTQIQIQTQTQPLVEAEVSNARQSSVSCCNKPQLSRNKLQSCLALKKELDEPQKHQEARGRDLASPNCKRCPQEQRVQLFTGYPLNIKLYMQTTTTRMLSDRSRNQATTTTTTINQPAMHRKSKSKSKSIANRTFMPFQSKKSLEQQQSAAADTAVSEGVEIESDARTSTEIGANRTLKQHQHPNIKNKNRSSSSSLVRCKMLIPLPTLGATSFVTLLTLICIETVLLSTMSSCAKTFYMHWNTSNSIFRIDNTDHIIDVNKGNLAFEFDQVHIICPVYEPGTFENETEKYIIYNVSKVEYETCRITNADPRVIAICDKPQKLMFFTITFRPFTPQPGGLEFLPGNDYYFISTSSKDDLYRRIGGRCSTNNMKVVFKVCCATEERNKTTQTTTSVAVAGADPGGGNSVNIAAHDDSHGHVHGHNTGPGNTIGISGVNGGLSGGSPSVGIATNPNNGNMNGLGTSINTNIDQFNRIPIQPNIMGNNVGSSGVGGGIILSPGHGHGSINMLPPGRGGVNIAYPGHHHIQTGIRINNVPTQHSYPSHKGNVNGNSNGNDDHHHYDKHPNEVVKNEELTYNSGSAITAKNYFNVWIWLCSWLPLPSSLAVCMSAHWINSSLVSIFAILAMHQVIRIALPTQRCRPENKAFSPSSKSCRVTNTKSNR, via the exons ATGCAAGATCGGGCAAAAAAGTTGCGTGCGACTTTCTCCTGGAACCAGTCACAGACccagatccagatccagacccagacccagccATTGGTAGAAGCCGAAGTAAGCAATGCCAGGCAATCATCCGTGTCATGCTGCAATAAGCCCCAGCTAAGTCGCAACAAACTTCAGAGCTGTTTGGCTTTGAAAAAGGAACTGGATGAGCCACAGAAACACCAGGAAGCGAGAGGCAGAGATCTAGCTTCCCCCAATTGCAAAAGGTGTCCACAGGAGCAGCGGGTACAGCTATTTACTGGTTATCCATTGAACATTAAGCTATACATGCAAACTACTACCACAAGAATGCTAAGTGATCGAAGTCGAAACCAGGCAACTACCACAACGACCACCATTAACCAACCAGCTATGCATCGAAAGTCGAAGAGCAAAAGCAAGAGCATTGCTAACAGAACATTTATGCCGTTCCAGTCCAAAAAATCATTGGAACAGCAGCAATCGGCTGCAGCGGATACAGCAGTTAGCGAAGGAGTAGAAATCGAATCGGATGCGAGAACATCAACAGAAATAGGTGCGAATAGGACGTTAAAGCAACATCAACATCCCAATATCAAGAACAAAAACCgctcctcatcctcatcgctAGTGCGATGCAAAATGTTAATTCCTTTGCCTACATTAGGCGCTACATCGTTCGTCACTTTGCTCACGCTAATCTGCATAGAAACCGTTTTGCTTTCGACCATGTCAAGCTGCGCAAAAACCTTCTACATGCATTGGAACACATCGAACAGCAT ATTTCGAATAGATAACACCGATCACATAATTGATGTCAACAAAGGCAACTTGGCCTTCGAATTTGACCAGGTGCACATAATATGTCCAGTGTACGAGCCAGGGACATTTGAAAACGAAACGgagaaatatataatatacaatGTGTCTAAAGTGGAGTACGAAACATGTCGCATAACAAATGCAGATCCGCGAGTAATAGCTATATGTGATAAACCTCAGAAATTAATGTTTTTTACAATAACTTTCCGGCCATTTACACCGCAGCCAGGTGGCTTGGAGTTCCTACCTGGAAATGATTATTACTTCATTT CAACTTCATCGAAAGACGACTTGTATCGACGCATTGGGGGTCGTTGCTCTACAAACAATATGAAAGTCGTATTTAAAGTGTGTTGTGCCACCGAAGAAAGGAATAAGACCACACAAACCACCACATCCGTGGCTGTGGCAGGCGCAGATCCAGGGGGTGGCAACAGTGTCAATATCGCTGCCCATGATGACAGTCACGGACATGTTCACGGCCACAATACTGGTCCCGGAAACACTATTGGAATAAGCGGTGTCAACGGAGGCCTCTCGGGCGGATCACCCTCAGTGGGAATAGCCACAAATCCAAACAATGGCAACATGAATGGCTTGGGCACCTCGATCAATACGAACATCGATCAGTTCAACCGTATACCTATTCAACCGAACATTATGGGCAACAATGTTGGCTCTAGCGGCGTTGGTGGTGGAATTATCTTATCTCCTGGTCATGGTCATGGTAGCATAAACATGCTTCCACCTGGCCGCGGTGGGGTAAATATAGCATACCCGGGACACCACCACATTCAAACTGGCATTCGGATAAACAACGTGCCAACGCAGCACAGTTATCCATCGCACAAGGGTAATGTCAACGGCAACTCTAATGGCAATG ATGATCACCACCATTACGACAAGCATCCCAACGAGGTTGTAAAGAATGAGGAGCTTACATACAACAGTGGCTCGGCGATTACAGCTAAAAATTACTTCAACGTTTGGATCTGGCTATGCTCCTGGCTGCCATTGCCTTCCTCTTTAGCCGTTTGCATGTCTGCCCATTGGATAAATTCATCTTTAGTCAGCATTTTCGCGATCCTTGCAATGCACCAAGTAATTCGGATCGCATTGCCCACCCAGCGTTGCCGCCCAGAAAATAAGGCATTCAGTCCCTCCAGCAAGAGCTGCCGAGTTACCAACACGAAAAGCAATCGGTGA